AACCTCCCTTTTGAAATGTGTTCGTTTTTCCACAACGGatcgaaatttcaaaaaaattcaaacccaaaacGCCGAATCCGCACATTACCACCCGCCGTTGGAAAAAAAATTTCATCTtgaattatttttataaatttcctCCGAAACTCACACTCCAAGACTGTGTCAGTCACTataataatactgttaaaacaaaatcacaataataaaattaaataaaaaaataaaaacaccaaaacgtttgaaatttgaaattttttatcacTCTCCCTCTCCTCTTTCTATTATACCCGCGCGCTCCCTCCTTTCTTATACCTTCTTCCCAATTTCCcccatttctctctccttcataaTTTACAGAAACccttatttctctctcttctagcTCTTTCTCTCACTCAATTTGGTGAAGAACCCACATCCAATTCTTACTTATGTAAGCTCCTTTTCCCTCTATTTTTTCTGGATTTTTATTGATTGTGTACTATATAATTGTAGCAGCTTCCTTGTttgtttttctgggtttttattCACTTGCCTTTGAATGTGGATTACAATTTTGAGTGGTTGAATTGAAAATGAGAAATCTATGTGTTATTGAATTGGGGTTTTTTACTTATTGATTTTATGCAATTGAGCTGTCAAATGTTTGTATATCCGGTAGGGATTTCCTAGGTCTTGGTTAATTAACGAAATTAATCCCGATTTTATGTAATTGAGCTTTGAAATGTCAGATTTCACACCAAATAATCTTGATTCTGGCTCAGATATATCtggattttgaatttcattGGTGTTTTAGAAGATTCTAAATCTGCCCATTTGATTATTTATCTTTGTTGCATCTTTGATTGTTTGTAAATTTAGGGgacttttgaatttaatttgttCCGATTCAATCTCGCCAACTAACTGTTTGTTAAATTTTCCCACAGAACGAAACAAATGGAGTCTTTACCCGATGCCATTGTACAATTCATATTGTCTCACctaaacaatgccaaagatgtGACATCTTGTATTTCGGTCTCAAAGAGATGGAAAGAGTCGATGCCATTTATTCAACGCCTGTACTTTCCTCGAAACATTTTCGACACTTCCTTGATCAGAGAGTGTAGTAATACCAGTCCAGATGAAATCATTTTGAAAACTATAATGATGGTAGTACGATTAGAGGAGCTTGTTGTATACTGTCCTTTCTCAAGTTCAGGACTCGCAGCGTGGCTTGCTGTATCTCATAAGTATCTTAGACATCTTGAGCTCAGAATGGACAGCCTCTCCGAGCATCAAACTAGCTCGGAGAATCCAATGAGTAAACTGGATTGTATAGGTATTGCAAACAATCTAGAGTCTTTAAGGTTGTGGGGTGTGTTAATGACTCAAACCCCCAAGTGGGAGACATTCCATAATCTTCGGAATCTTGAAATTGTTGGGGCAAGAATGAAAGATCATACATTGGTAGATGCACTTCAATTGTGTCCAAATTTGAACCGATTGTTGCTCCTTGGGTGTGAAGGGATCCAGTCTGTTTCGATCAATTCGAAAGAGTTACAGGAGTGTAAGTTGGACTTCTATGGTGCCGGAAACACTTCCCTCTCCATTTCTTGTCCGAAACTAATAACCCTTGAAATTCAAGGGTGTGGTTGCATGAGGGTTAGGGAAACTCAATGCCTTAGGAATCTTTCAATTTCCAACAGTGGAGGTAAATTTCTGTCATGAAATCATGTCCCTATTTGAGTATTTGGCTATTTGCATTAGAGGGTTTCCAATTTCTGTGAAGCTAACTGTTTGAAAAATGTTATGTTTTGTTGACAGGAAAAGTTTACTTGGTTGATTTTAGTAAGCTTGTGGCACTCGAAACCTTATCTTTGAGGGGAGTTCAATGGTGTTGGGATGCCATAAGCAAAATGCTTCAATGGGCTTCTGAAGTAAAGCATCTTTTCATGAAGGTTGAATTTACTGGGGACTTTGAAAACCTTCTGCCCTTCCCTGAGATAGATTTTGTAGAGTTCTTTAATGCCCATCCGAAGCTCCAAAAGTTCGATATCCATGGAGCCATGTTTGCTGCACTTTGTCAAAAAAATAGCTTGAAAAATGTGAGTGAACTTAGCATAGCCTTAGTAAGTTAGTAGTGTGTGTATATATGCATTGGAATTGGTCTTGGGTATTCCAGATTCTCACTTGAGGTGACGCCTATCTTTTGTTGGTTGCAGGTGGATTCGAAGTTTTCAATTCCATGTTTGGAAGAGGTTGTACTTACTGTAAGATCACCATTGAATGCAGAACAGAAAATGAGTACTCTTGAGTCATTTGTGAAGTATGCGAGAAACCTAAAGAAGATGGTAATAAAGATTCTTCAGATGAAGAGTAGCCATAGCAGCACGGACGACTTCTTTGAGGAGGTCTGTAGGTTTAGATACATGAACCGCAAAATTGTTCGAATAGAATAACAGGGAAGAAGCGGATGCTCTTCCTCCTCTATTCCCCCTTACATGGTTTACCCACATCATTTTTTGTTTCATCCTCAACTTATTATCAATTTTAACTGATAACTGTATCTTCCATCATTTGTAACCAATAATTGTACTTTTCGTTTGAATTCAATTTTGTTGTCACGAATTATAGATCTTCTGAATTTTAAGTCATGCATAAGACTTAATGGCAAGAAACCTTGAAACCTTGTTTAAGCGATGGTGTTGTTGAGTCGTTTAGGCCAAGAATCGATAGCTTGGTAATTGTCAACTCGTTGGTAGCTTTGGAAATTCAAGTCATTATTCTCATTGGAAGTTCTACTCCTCATGTTCAACACTATTTCTCACTACTTAGGAAATGTGTATGCATGGGAAAAGCTTTCTTAGAAAAAATTTCCTCCTATATTCAACCAAACTACCACTAAGTGAGTACATAATCTCATTTGTCACAAACTTGAAGCTAAGTAGGCCTCACAAAGTCACAATAGTGTGAAAAGTCAGACTCACAATAGATACAAGGGAGGTGTGAAAGCAGTATTGCATTTTATATCCTCCAAATATACTGTTAGAAGAGTTTGAGCCGCGACTGGCTTGGAGAGTTATTTAGGACAGAACAACGACCAAACTCGTATCCTTACCATTTAGGATGAATGTTATTCACAAGTCGAAGAGGATGAAAAAAATGGAGGCGGTTTTCAAGGAATCAAGGTGGATCTCAATAAGGCAGACGATTGAGTGAGTTGGACTTTCTTGAAAAAGCTCCTGCGTGCTATGCATTTTCCGGACACTTGGGTTTGTTGGCTAATGCAATTGTGTCTCTAGTGTGTCCTACTCGCTCTTAGTAAATGGGGAGCCTACTGGGAAGATCATCCCTCAAGCGGGTCTTCGTCAAGGGGAACCCCTCTCTCCTTACCTCTTTATTTTGTGTTTGTTGGTTAATTCATGTATACAATTACAGGATACAATTTGTCAAGTCTGTCCTGTAGCTAAGCAAGTTAGAAAGAGCTTTCCCACCCGTAGCATTAAaactacggatttttcatgaaataccccttaattttcacgaaattcaccaaatgcccctcatctttcagaaattcaccaaatgcccctcacctttaatataatacccaaactacccttactaatgacacgccgttagtccgccgttagcctacttttctaattcaccaaatgcccctacaatgtaacttatttcaccaaatacccctattttaaaatataattcaccaaatgcccaaatgtaaaaattacatttttaaagcccaacggctagtttttgggcATGTGTATGTCGGCCGAAAAGAAGGAACAGTCCTTGTCGGCTGGTGTTATGggggaggaaattgatgaagcaGGTTCTCCGTGCTAATTTATTGGTGGCGTTTCTGTGATTTCTCCGGCTAACAATTGTCCATTGGTTGGGGTTGGGGTTTGGTTGGGGTTGGGTTCTCTCTCTCCATTTTTTAAAGACAAGTGAGAGTCTTTTATTATTAGATGCGAATACAACATTAGTTTACACCATAACTGAGCTTAATCATAGTTTGGGGAAGTTGATGTCAAAAATCCGTAGCTCTAGCGACAACCACATGTCCATAATAGGACTAGACATCGAAAGACACTATTGTCAAGATGACACCAAGCACCAAATTGCTGAAAAAGTTGCCATAGTGAAGCTGTTTTTCTTCGACAATTGCTTGATTATCCAGTTGTTGCGGATTAATAAACCTATTTGTTCACTGGCTTAGTTCTTCCAAAGACAATAGCTTACCTTTGTTGCTGTTAAAATGAACAACTGTCTTAAAGCGTTGAACAGAGATTATGGGATTCAATGCAGGAATGCTTTTGATTTGCGTGAATTGGTTGTAACTGTTAAACATGATAAAAAACAGACCaatgaaaagttcaaaatattTGGATTGCAATATTTGACGAATCTATTTACACCGGGTAAAGAATTGTTTTTGTACGTGCTTAAAGGTCCTGCAGCACCTCTAGGAAGTTGGGGTGCTACTATGTTGTCTTTACAACAAATTGAAGCAGCTACTCGTGATGCTTACTTGTGTTGCCTTTTTGCGTATTTCTCTTgttaattactccatatttggGAACTAAACTGCTTCCTCATGAAATTGTAATCAATCTAGCATTTCTGCTGCTAATATTTTCAGATGTGTCAGAAATAAAGTGTACTAAAAATATCAGCAACAGATTAAGCATATtcaacacacaaaaaaacatcatttatcaaACTAGATTAAGCATATTCACCATTCAAAAACATCATAATGATCATATTCACCATTCAAAAATAACTTCATATAGTGACAGATATACTGAAACAATATGTAGTATTGAtcaaaaacatcatatttaagcATATTCGCCATTGTTGcttggatcacacttgtagtatacCCTTTGTGgaatgagtgttgtatcggagctacgaatgacaaatttcctcccacgataacagattttatttgggactctaacatatgtggactcattatgtgtggatgatgattttgaatgataactcatgacacaaaatgagatgaaactacaacaaaacaatttggtgactaaataaacactcagaacagggttatttatactaaaacaataagctacggctatttttcaatcccaaaaaactagctgttgggctttaaaaaggtaatttttacatttgggcatttggtgaattatattttaaaataggggtatttggtgaaataagttacattgtaagggcatttggtgaattagaaaagtaggctaacggcagactaacggcggactaacggcgcgtcattagtaagggtagtttgggtattatattaaaggtgatgggcatttggtgaatttctgaaagttgaggggcatttggtgaatttcgtgaaaaatgaggggtatttcatgaaaaatccgttaaaaCTACATCACCCTTTGAGTTGGTCCACATTGATGTTTGGGGGCCTCATTATGTAAGAACTACTACTGGTTGTAATAAATTTCTTACAATAGTTGATGATATTAGTCGTTTTACCTGGATTCACATGTTAAGAAATAAGAAAGATACAGTTTATGTGATGACTGATTTCTTAGCTATGGTGCATACTCAATTTGGTGTTTCAATCAAATGTGTCAGATCAGATAATGCTAAGGAGTTGTGTGAGGGTGATCTAAAGCAACTGTATCTAAAACATGGCATTCAAACCCAAACCAGTTGTAGTCATACACCTCAGCAAAATGGGGTGGTTGAAATGAAGCATAAACACTTATTAGAGACAGCTAGAGCTCTCTACATTCAATCAAGAGTGCCTGCCAGATTTTGGGGTGAATGTGTTATGTATGCTGCATATTTGATCAATAGAATGCCTTTGAAGGCCATTCAAAATGACTCTCCCTACCTCAGAATGTTTGGCAATACACCTAGTTTGTCTCACCTCAGAACATTTGGTTGCCTATGTTATGTTTCTACCAGCAAAGTTGGGAGAAATAAATTGGATAATAGAGCCACTACTTGTGTTTTCATGGGATATTCCACATCACAAAAAGGTTACAAAGTGTTGGAGATTGATACCAATAAGTTCTTTGTTTCCAGAGACATCACTTTCCATGAAAAACACTTCCCTTTTCATCTTTTCAATAAACAGAATTCCCCTACATCTAACTATACTAATGCAATCTTCTTACCTGCTTTTGTGTCACCTTCTACCTTTGAAGTTCCTGATTTTTCAACTCCGGAAACTAGAAATGGCAATGGATCGGACTCGGGTCGGATGTAACAAAATCCGAATCCGATCCATTTACTAATCGGACCCTAATATAGGATCCGAATCCGACTCTGAATCCGAAACTCTGAAACCCGAGTCCGATTCGAATACCCAAACTACAGGTCCGAATCCGATCCGACCCGATGGACCTCCGAAAAGATccgagtgaaggaaataatgcccttggtccaagtatgcattctatgttaagtctaataaatgcggttcagtattaattaacaagttaataattcagtgagatcaagtgagctgaatgcctagctagaggccgctttagttcaagtggaattaatgatattaatccacagcttactcttgactgaacccgtagggtcacacaaatagtacgtaaacggatcaagtatttaatagcattaaatactccatctatgaatattcggaaccgacggatcttggtttcagtgggagctaagatcgtcacaggcaaggaatgaatactccggaaacgatgatattgccggaaacggaaatatggatcgtatcggaaatataaatattatccaagtcgtagatgttgccggaaacggaaacatggtacgtgtcggaaaatattatcggaaatggaaatattgccagaatcggaaatattgccggaaacggaaatattgtcagaatcggaaatattaccggaatcggaaaataattccggaaacggaaatattaaatatttgttcgaaacggaaattaattccggaatcggaaatattaaatattgttcgtatcggaaatgaattccggaatcggaaaatttaatcggaagcgcatcgtacgaataagcatcggacgaggcctgccggacgaggcccagcacgaagccaggccatcgcccagcaagccaagcgcgccgcacaaacagccacgccaggcccagcgcaaggccaggcccagcaggctgcgcgcagcgcgcagcgcgcacagcgcgcacagcacgcacagcgcgcacagcacgcacagcgcgcacagcgcgcacagcacgcgcagcgcgcgcgggcgctgagtgggctgctgctcgcgcgcacgcatggggcccatcgtggctgccgtgcgtgtgtgtgcaagtgtttgtgttcgtgcacgtttcctaaaacatgcagagttcggttaatgattaaattcctaattctatttgataaattaattaaattagagttcttgtaggattctaggtttaattaatttgtatctgaataggatttcgattccctttccataccgctataaatatgaggctagggctcacaatttataacacaagtttcaaagtattcaaagtgagtttttgagagaaaaattcagtcacacatttgcctataaagtgccgaaaataatagtaccttaagggcgattctagttggtcaatcttaaggcggatccggacgtgctgtggactatctacggagggacgacacttggagtcctaaagacttgttcttgttcggttcgggcgcagctagggagggcacgcaacaaagagtatgcatctaaattatgctatatgattatgtgtaaataatatgttgtcctgggttaatggttgtttccgcatgatctatgtaatgtcatatgtatcataacctaacagtggtatcacgagccccttattattttcataatctaaattgcatgaacatggttaaatattaaaaatttgcaagaattaaaaggggtgattaattttcgtaattgttaattaattgcaaattgcgtttatttaattatacgtacggagtttttcggcagtttcttcgttactcatccgaattgagtgatttttgtgtcaattccgcatgtaaaaggcattctaaaattttgacaaaaatagtctttttctgccgaacccagaattctcaaattcgaagcctaactatgacttttcgaaggttttagtttttcgaatgcaaaatttcgtaaatttaagatgttaaattaaatatttgcgattcttgttgataaatcttgaatttttgattgacctactgcatatgtttaacaagtttgaatgcctagtcttgttaattatgcaatctaatttgtaattatgattaatttgttgaaaattagaataatttagaattaatttgattttcataattaattgtaatttaattagaaacctatgattaaaaaccaccataaaaattgtaaatttacgataaattttaaatttttatgacctagacttgaatccataacaatcggaaatcaattggataataaattttcgatttttcgccctaaaattatgaaattaatattatttattaatttgtcattaattttaaatataaattttaaaattttatgcgattcgttcatataacttgcacgcacgaagcaatggacgcttcgtgttacccttaaggggtgttgtataatgcgggcatgcgacgacgagcaagggagctcgtcgcccatgcggcacgaatgcaatgagcaagggcgtagtgcacgagcacaaggcagcagccctgccttgtgtcgtgtgccacgaccaatggacgaatgggcatgggcgtagggcgagccaaggcagtcgcgtgtgggcagcaagcgagctgcgccacaacgcgcgctgcctcgcacaagagcgcgcagcctcgcgcgcagcgagcgcaagctcgcgtgccacgagcgctgcgcctagcattgctcgcgcgcacagcgagcgatgtcgcccgcccagcgagcgatgtcgcgcgcccagcgagcgatggctcgcgcgcccagcgagcgatgtcgcgcgcccagcgagcgatgtcgcgcgcccagcgagcgatgtcgcgcgcgcactgcgagcgatagcccgcgtgcgatgagcgctggcgcgcgcagcgagcaccaatgcgtgcggaggcttgcgatagggatgcagcagctatgcgacgagcgcatgggctgcgcgcacatggccagcaatggctgtgtgcgtgcggcccatgggcgtgctacgcgtagggtgtttgcgttacgattagatcgttttgaatgtttaatttgaaaatttcagttcacgtaattttaattaattttaaaattaataatttaaattattttcttggattttaattttgaatattataattataataaatgttatttattctaattattttactaaaattaaaatcatgaattaatataaatgcgactgaaattaaattaaactttttggattcaattataaatttatatgagctttaaattttaattaaatttgtatgtttccggttagactagaaatacatttttatgtttaaaattggtaaagcatatgaatttattggtttaagtgggagcgctttttagtcataaactcttgattaggtctacaaatccttaaggttaaaacaacttgattagaattaataaggactgaataattggtagattattggtgcccttgattaattgctgcaaatgtttacgtgatgcataatgtgttttactaaccagctatgtgggccattcatgataatgaatgggtgaatggtatatattgtatatgtactgttttgcaggttatgaagtgactagtatggcccaaataggatagaaaatatggtctgcgtaccattaatttgaatgtaattggtctaaagtaccaaagttatttttcaattcaaatatggtctgcgaaccatcaaatagttgtaattagttatagcttatcctatttgaagaaaatggtgcctcccacggagattttcaagacggactttgaagtcaaagcttcaagatgaagtcgggccatactagatcacaaatatcttatgtatgttttaagttatttattgttttaaatatgtcttaaaatgcatgagatcaaaagcttgattatgttgcatgattaaggattttagttcacttaaaatctaaccaacatagtaagagccttaagttccaaacttaaaaattgagttaaaaggtgccatgccaaaatatacacttgcttggatatcctttacatcaatctagtaatagttttcgctcagcgaggtgttacttattggtcctaaaggggcaaggtacacaaataattgtgagtacatgttagttttggtgaaactcaacgatataagtaaggagtccttttatgtcgtggcaaattcgataggtttacctaataagttcttagacgtacctatcaaccaagaatagtttctagactattagcaaaaggcttttgcttacctaagatgttctaggattaagccgacaaactgtgcttagttcttcaatgattttaggatcttggaatcattttattcacacctgccggaacacataatttgaataaaatgcttaataaacattgaattatgcatgtatgctagaatttaagtttattaagagaaactgtgaatggttatttatttgtttattcttttcaattgtagtttttaatatggcaaacaacaattcattcaacattcgatcaattctcgaaaaggagaagttgaacgggaaaaacttccttgactggcaaaggaacttgcaaatagttcttatgcaggaagaaaaggagtatgtcctagatgaggcgatgcccgaagctgcaggcgacggggtcactcaggcagccctcaatcgttggattgatgccaacaaggatgtgaaatgtctaatgctcgccaccatgagtgcggatctgcagaaaacgttcatcaactcagatgctttcacaatcaccagtgagttgaagaacatgttccaagatctggctcgagtcgaaagattcgagactcataggcaaattcttgagaccaagcttaagaaaggcgagcccgtaagtccacatg
This genomic stretch from Spinacia oleracea cultivar Varoflay chromosome 3, BTI_SOV_V1, whole genome shotgun sequence harbors:
- the LOC110804111 gene encoding F-box protein At1g10780, with amino-acid sequence MESLPDAIVQFILSHLNNAKDVTSCISVSKRWKESMPFIQRLYFPRNIFDTSLIRECSNTSPDEIILKTIMMVVRLEELVVYCPFSSSGLAAWLAVSHKYLRHLELRMDSLSEHQTSSENPMSKLDCIGIANNLESLRLWGVLMTQTPKWETFHNLRNLEIVGARMKDHTLVDALQLCPNLNRLLLLGCEGIQSVSINSKELQECKLDFYGAGNTSLSISCPKLITLEIQGCGCMRVRETQCLRNLSISNSGGKVYLVDFSKLVALETLSLRGVQWCWDAISKMLQWASEVKHLFMKVEFTGDFENLLPFPEIDFVEFFNAHPKLQKFDIHGAMFAALCQKNSLKNVDSKFSIPCLEEVVLTVRSPLNAEQKMSTLESFVKYARNLKKMVIKILQMKSSHSSTDDFFEEVCRFRYMNRKIVRIE